The Ziziphus jujuba cultivar Dongzao chromosome 7, ASM3175591v1 genome includes a region encoding these proteins:
- the LOC107423635 gene encoding uncharacterized protein LOC107423635 codes for MDSLIIKPTFGSFNFSFSNPQIKPLCCSHISFFRFTHFTKLRTSSISFSCRTPSNSEDPKPKRDTLGLPLNPLLVLVPVLQSVKGLVFSQSEKWVSVLQAHREWEKVVDDGSVKYLQNSGLGIALLSVTSNAKLKISPFVAQLAANPTFVSGLFAWATAQSIKVVLNFFVERKWDLRILFSSGGMPSSHSALCTALSTSVALCHGVSDSLFPVCLGFSLIVMYDAIGVRRHAGMQAEVLNMIVADLFQGHPISQRKLKVLLGHTPSQVLAGAVLGIVVAYFCCQGGFIAI; via the exons ATGGACTCTTTAATAATAAAACCCACGTTTGGTTCCTTTAACTTCAGCTTCTCAAACCCTCAGATCAAACCTTTATGTTGTTCGCACATTTCCTTCTTCAGGTTCACCCACTTCACAAAGCTCAGGACTTCATCCATCTCATTCTCTTGTAGAACTCCATCAAATTCAGAAGACCCAAAACCAAAACGTGATACTTTGGGTCTTCCCTTGAACCCTCTGTTGGTTTTGGTCCCGGTACTTCAAAGCGTCAAAGGTCTAGTATTTTCCCAAAGCGAGAAATGGGTTTCGGTTTTACAAGCTCATAGAGAATGGGAAAAGGTTGTAGACGATGGTAGTGTTAAATACTTGCAGAACAGCGGGCTTGGAATAGCTTTATTAAGCGTGACTTCGAATGCCAAGTTGAAGATTAGTCCTTTTGTTGCTCAATTGGCAGCGAACCCGACGTTTGTTTCCGGGTTGTTTGCTTGGGCTACAGCGCAGTCGATCAAggtggttttgaattttttcgtGGAGAGAAAATGggatttgagaattttattttcatcGGGAGGAATGCCCTCGTCGCATTCGGCATTGTGCACGGCTCTGTCGACCTCGGTGGCGCTCTGTCATGGTGTATCGGATTCCCTTTTTCCGGTATGTTTGGGGTTCAGTCTCATTGTTATGTATGATGCTATCGGTGTTCGTCGACATGCTGGGATGCAAGCTGAG GTTCTTAATATGATAGTTGCGGACTTGTTTCAAGGGCATCCTATCAGCCAAAGAAAGCTGAAAGTACTCCTTGGCCACACTCCATCACAGGTCCTTGCTGGAGCTGTTCTTGGCATTGTGGTTGCTTATTTCTGCTGTCAAGGTGGATTCATTGCAATATAA
- the LOC107423618 gene encoding wax ester synthase/diacylglycerol acyltransferase 11 isoform X1: MDHEEGIRLRKRALKPIETKREKIHKLGAEEEEEICWCEKEINNEEEPLSPSARLFHEPNFNVHIIAIMGCVTRINPDVIKPRLFHTLLNHPRFSSLLVVDEKNGGKMKWVRTEVDLDKHVIVPDVNHADMESPDHFVEDYIFELSKTSMDKSRPPWDLHLLNVKTSQSEAVGIFRVHHSLGDGTSLISLLLACTHQVSDPEALPTIPMKKEKQDSRKGEFGGFWGWLFRFWLVLQFVWNTIVDVFMFMATAVFLKDSNSPLKGPPGIEHNPRRFVFRTVSLDDMKFIKNAMNMTVNDVALGMTQAGLSRYLNRRYGENKKDEEGSTQKKNNIPNKIRLRSTLLVNIRPSAGIQSLADMMEKKKGSEAKWGNWIGYILLPFTIGLKDDPLDYIRKAKSTIDRKKNSFEAIYTFFIAEIVLKLFGIKVASALSHRIISHTTMCFSNLVGPLEEIGFYGHQIAYLAPSSYGQPHALMINFQSYVNKMTIVLSVDEDTIPDPHQLCDDIVESLRLIKDALLHN; encoded by the exons atggatcaCGAAGAAGGTATCAGATTGAGAAAGCGAGCTCTCAAACCAATAGAgacaaaaagagagaaaattcacaaattaggagcagaagaagaagaagaaatttgttGGTGTGAGAAGGAAATCAATAACGAAGAAGAGCCACTGAGTCCATCAGCGCGTCTGTTCCATGAACCAAACTTCAACGTGCATATCATTGCAATCATGGGATGTGTTACCAGAATTAACCCGGATGTTATTAAGCCCAGATTGTTCCACACTTTGCTTAATCACCCTCGCTTCTCAAGTTTGCTG GTTGTGGACGAGAAAAACGGTGGGAAAATGAAATGGGTTAGAACAGAAGTTGATTTGGACAAGCATGTCATAGTTCCTGATGTGAACCACGCTGACATGGAATCACCCGACCATTTTGTAGAAGACTACATCTTCGAGCTGAGCAAAACCAGCATGGACAAATCAAGGCCTCCTTGGGATCTCCATCTCCTGAATGTGAAAACATCTCAGTCTGAAGCCGTGGGCATTTTCAGGGTCCATCACTCTCTCGGCGACGGCACATCTCTCATTTCTCTTTTATTGGCTTGTACTCACCAAGTCTCTGATCCTGAGGCTTTGCCCACAATTCCAATGAAGAAGGAGAAGCAAGATTCTCGTAAGGGTGAGTTTGGAGGGTTTTGGGGGTGGTTGTTTAGGTTTTGGTtggttttgcaatttgtttggaATACCATTGTGGATGTTTTCATGTTTATGGCAACGGCGGTGTTCTTGAAAGATTCCAATAGTCCTCTCAAAGGTCCTCCAGGCATTGAGCACAATCCTCGCCGATTTGTTTTTCGGACTGTCAGTTTGGATGATATGAAGTTCATCAAGAATGCAATGAATAtg ACTGTAAACGACGTCGCTTTGGGAATGACACAGGCAGGTTTATCTCGGTATCTCAATAGAAGATATG GTGAGAATAAGAAGGACGAGGAAGGGTCAACTCAGAAGAAAAACAATATTCCAAACAAAATTCGGCTCAGATCAACTTTGCTAGTTAACATCAGACCTTCGGCAGGAATTCAG agTTTAGCTGAtatgatggagaagaagaaaggtAGTGAAGCAAAATGGGGTAACTGGATTGGTTATATCCTCCTTCCATTCACAATCGGCTTAAAGGATGATCCATTAGACTATATTCGCAAAGCTAAATCTACCATTGACCGCAAGAAGAATTCTTTTGAAGCTATTTACACTTTCTTCATTGCCGAAATTGTTCTCAAGCTTTTCGGCATCaaa GTAGCAAGTGCTTTATCCCACAGAATTATCTCCCACACGACAATGTGCTTCTCCAATTTGGTTGGACCGCTTGAAGAAATTGGTTTCTACGGCCATCAGATAGCTTACCTGGCTCCAAGTTCCTACGGCCAACCACat gCATTGATGATTAATTTCCAAAGTTACGTAAACAAGATGACGATTGTACTGTCGGTTGATGAAGACACAATTCCTGATCCTCACCAGCTGTGTGATGATATTGTCGAATCCCTCAGGCTTATCAAGGATGCTCTTTTGCACAActaa
- the LOC107423639 gene encoding phragmoplastin DRP1B — MENLITLVNKLQRACTALGDHGEESALPTLWDALPSIAVVGGQSSGKSSVLESVVGKDFLPRGAGIVTRRPLVLQLHRIDEGKEYAEFMHQPRKRFTDFAAVRKEISDETDRETGRSSKVISTVPIHLSIYSPNVVNLTLIDLPGLTKVAVDGQPESIVQDIEAMVRSYIEKPNCIILAISPANQDLATSDAIKISREVDPRGERTFGVLTKIDLMDQGTNAVDILEGRSYKLQFPWIGVVNRSQADINKSVDMIAARRREREYFSSSPEYKHLSQRMGSEHLGKVLSKHLETVIKSRIPGLQSLISKTIADLEAELSRLGRPIATDTGGKLYMIMEICRTFDQIFKEHLDGTRAGGDKVYGVFDNQFPAALKRLQFDKNLSIDNVRKLITEADGYQPHLIAPEQGYRRLIEASLVCIRGPAEAAVDAVHGILKDLVNKSISETVELKQYPSLRVEVGSAAIESLERMREESKRATLQLVDMECGYLTVEFFRKLPQDIEKGGNPTHSIFDRYNDAYLRRVGSTVLSYVNMVCATLRNSIPKSIVYCQVREAKRCLLDFFFTELGKKESKQLGKLLDEDPAVMQRRTSLAKRLELYRTAQEDIEAVAWSSK; from the exons ATGGAGAACCTGATAACGCTGGTGAACAAACTACAGAGGGCGTGCACAGCCCTTGGTGATCATGGCGAGGAGAGCGCATTGCCTACTCTCTGGGACGCCTTGCCTTCAATTGCTGTCGTAGGAGGCCAG AGCTCTGGAAAGTCTTCGGTCTTGGAGAGTGTTGTTGGGAAAGACTTTTTACCTCGTGGAGCag GGATTGTTACTCGGCGTCCTCTTGTCTTGCAGCTTCATAGGATTGATGAGGGAAAAGAATATGCTGAGTTTATGCACCAACCAAGAAAGAGATTCACAGATTTCG CTGCTGTGAGGAAGGAAATCTCTGATGAGACAGATCGGGAGACAGGCCGAAGTAGTAAAGTGATTTCTACTGTGCCAATTCATCTTAGTATCTACTCCCCTAATG TTGTGAACTTGACGTTGATTGATCTTCCTGGACTGACAAAAGTTGCTGTTG ATGGTCAACCGGAGAGCATTGTGCAGGACATTGAGGCTATGGTCCGGTCCTACATTGAGAAG CCAAATTGTATTATTCTTGCAATTTCCCCTGCCAACCAGGACCTTGCTACATCTGATGCAATTAAAATCTCCCGTGAAGTGGACCCAAGAG GGGAGAGGACGTTTGGAGTTTTGACAAAAATTGACCTTATGGACCAGGGTACTAATGCAGTTGAT ATATTGGAAGGAAGGTCATATAAACTACAATTTCCTTGGATTGGTGTTGTTAATCGCTCCCAAGCTGATATCAACAAGAGTGTTGATATGATTGCTGCCCGGCGTAGAGAGCGCGAGTACTTTTCTAGTAGCCCAGAGTACAAGCATCTTAGTCAGAGAATGGGATCTGAGCATTTAGGAAAGGTTCTTTCAAAG CATTTGGAAACTGTGATAAAATCTCGCATCCCAGGCCTTCAGTCTCTTATTAGCAAAACTATTGCTGACCTAGAGGCAGAATTAAGCCGTCTTGGGAGGCCCATTGCCACTGATACTGGA GGAAAACTATATATGATAATGGAAATCTGTCGTACTTTTGATCAGATATTTAAAGAACATCTTGATGGAAC GCGGGCTGGTGGTGATAAAGTCTATGGTGTGTTTGATAATCAATTTCCAGCAGCTTTGAAGAGGTtgcaatttgacaaaaatctttCAATAGATAATGTTCGAAAGCTAATTACTGAAGCAGATGGATATCAACCTCATCTAATTGCTCCTGAGCAGGGATACCGTCGCCTCATTGAAGCTTCCTTAGTATGTATTAGAGGTCCTGCTGAGGCAGCTGTTGATGCG GTGCATGGCATACTGAAGGATCTGGTTAACAAGTCTATCAGTGAGACCGTG GAACTAAAGCAGTATCCAAGTTTAAGAGTAGAAGTCGGTAGTGCAGCTATTGAATCCTTGGAAAGGATGAGGGAAGAAAGCAAGAGAGCAACTCTTCAGCTGGTCGATATGGAATGTGGTTACCTGACTGTAGAATTCTTCCGTAAGCTTCCTCAAGATATTGAAAAGGGTGGGAATCCAACGCACTCAATTTTTGATAGATACAATGATGCGTATCTCCGGCGTGTTG GAAGCACTGTATTATCCTATGTCAACATGGTTTGTGCAACTTTAAGGAACTCTATTCCAAAGTCCATAGTCTACTGTCAAGTAAGAGAGGCAAAGCGCTGCTTGCTTGATTTCTTCTTTACAGAGTTGGGTAAGAAGGAG TCAAAACAGTTGGGTAAGTTGTTGGATGAAGATCCAGCAGTGATGCAGCGCCGTACCTCGCTCGCAAAGAGACTGGAGTTGTACAGAACTGCTCAGGAAGATATCGAGGCTGTTGCTTGGTCCTCCAAGTAA
- the LOC107423618 gene encoding wax ester synthase/diacylglycerol acyltransferase 5 isoform X2 has product MDHEEGIRLRKRALKPIETKREKIHKLGAEEEEEICWCEKEINNEEEPLSPSARLFHEPNFNVHIIAIMGCVTRINPDVIKPRLFHTLLNHPRFSSLLVVDEKNGGKMKWVRTEVDLDKHVIVPDVNHADMESPDHFVEDYIFELSKTSMDKSRPPWDLHLLNVKTSQSEAVGIFRVHHSLGDGTSLISLLLACTHQVSDPEALPTIPMKKEKQDSRKGEFGGFWGWLFRFWLVLQFVWNTIVDVFMFMATAVFLKDSNSPLKGPPGIEHNPRRFVFRTVSLDDMKFIKNAMNMTVNDVALGMTQAGLSRYLNRRYGENKKDEEGSTQKKNNIPNKIRLRSTLLVNIRPSAGIQVASALSHRIISHTTMCFSNLVGPLEEIGFYGHQIAYLAPSSYGQPHALMINFQSYVNKMTIVLSVDEDTIPDPHQLCDDIVESLRLIKDALLHN; this is encoded by the exons atggatcaCGAAGAAGGTATCAGATTGAGAAAGCGAGCTCTCAAACCAATAGAgacaaaaagagagaaaattcacaaattaggagcagaagaagaagaagaaatttgttGGTGTGAGAAGGAAATCAATAACGAAGAAGAGCCACTGAGTCCATCAGCGCGTCTGTTCCATGAACCAAACTTCAACGTGCATATCATTGCAATCATGGGATGTGTTACCAGAATTAACCCGGATGTTATTAAGCCCAGATTGTTCCACACTTTGCTTAATCACCCTCGCTTCTCAAGTTTGCTG GTTGTGGACGAGAAAAACGGTGGGAAAATGAAATGGGTTAGAACAGAAGTTGATTTGGACAAGCATGTCATAGTTCCTGATGTGAACCACGCTGACATGGAATCACCCGACCATTTTGTAGAAGACTACATCTTCGAGCTGAGCAAAACCAGCATGGACAAATCAAGGCCTCCTTGGGATCTCCATCTCCTGAATGTGAAAACATCTCAGTCTGAAGCCGTGGGCATTTTCAGGGTCCATCACTCTCTCGGCGACGGCACATCTCTCATTTCTCTTTTATTGGCTTGTACTCACCAAGTCTCTGATCCTGAGGCTTTGCCCACAATTCCAATGAAGAAGGAGAAGCAAGATTCTCGTAAGGGTGAGTTTGGAGGGTTTTGGGGGTGGTTGTTTAGGTTTTGGTtggttttgcaatttgtttggaATACCATTGTGGATGTTTTCATGTTTATGGCAACGGCGGTGTTCTTGAAAGATTCCAATAGTCCTCTCAAAGGTCCTCCAGGCATTGAGCACAATCCTCGCCGATTTGTTTTTCGGACTGTCAGTTTGGATGATATGAAGTTCATCAAGAATGCAATGAATAtg ACTGTAAACGACGTCGCTTTGGGAATGACACAGGCAGGTTTATCTCGGTATCTCAATAGAAGATATG GTGAGAATAAGAAGGACGAGGAAGGGTCAACTCAGAAGAAAAACAATATTCCAAACAAAATTCGGCTCAGATCAACTTTGCTAGTTAACATCAGACCTTCGGCAGGAATTCAG GTAGCAAGTGCTTTATCCCACAGAATTATCTCCCACACGACAATGTGCTTCTCCAATTTGGTTGGACCGCTTGAAGAAATTGGTTTCTACGGCCATCAGATAGCTTACCTGGCTCCAAGTTCCTACGGCCAACCACat gCATTGATGATTAATTTCCAAAGTTACGTAAACAAGATGACGATTGTACTGTCGGTTGATGAAGACACAATTCCTGATCCTCACCAGCTGTGTGATGATATTGTCGAATCCCTCAGGCTTATCAAGGATGCTCTTTTGCACAActaa